From one Amycolatopsis sp. FDAARGOS 1241 genomic stretch:
- a CDS encoding LLM class flavin-dependent oxidoreductase, with translation MNVGVCLPVNFTVTPPVSEQRTAVRRLEAAGYRTVWTNEVIGKDAFTQLAVLLGATSELSFGTCVANIWARPPQTAAAAAAYLAQAFPDRFTLGLGVGYPQQAESVGRSFGAPLSTMRDYLAGLSAETRPPASFATILGANGPKMLALAADLADGALPAGLPPEHTAAARRILGPDKLLAVGLSIADSLETARRTVSAWLARPSFTTTVAELGYPESGDELVRALVACGGPDAVAERVRAHLAAGADHVTLLPPIGTPFSEGIDHLLRLAPPLT, from the coding sequence ATGAACGTCGGTGTGTGCCTCCCGGTGAACTTCACGGTCACCCCGCCGGTCTCCGAGCAGCGGACCGCCGTCCGGCGCCTGGAGGCGGCGGGCTACCGCACGGTGTGGACGAACGAGGTCATCGGCAAGGACGCGTTCACGCAGCTGGCCGTCCTCCTCGGCGCGACGTCGGAGCTGTCGTTCGGCACGTGCGTCGCCAACATCTGGGCGCGCCCGCCCCAAACCGCGGCCGCCGCGGCGGCGTACCTGGCGCAAGCGTTTCCGGACCGCTTCACCTTGGGCTTGGGCGTCGGATATCCGCAGCAGGCCGAGAGCGTGGGCCGCTCCTTCGGCGCCCCGCTGTCGACCATGCGGGACTACCTCGCGGGCCTGTCCGCGGAAACCCGGCCCCCGGCTTCGTTCGCGACCATCTTGGGCGCCAACGGCCCGAAGATGCTCGCCCTCGCCGCGGACCTCGCGGACGGCGCCCTGCCCGCCGGCCTGCCCCCGGAACACACGGCCGCCGCTCGTCGCATCCTCGGGCCGGACAAGCTGCTGGCCGTGGGCCTGTCCATCGCCGATTCCCTCGAGACGGCCCGCCGCACCGTCTCGGCCTGGCTCGCCCGGCCGTCCTTCACCACGACCGTCGCCGAACTCGGCTACCCCGAATCCGGCGACGAGCTGGTCCGCGCTTTGGTCGCTTGTGGTGGCCCGGACGCCGTCGCGGAACGCGTCCGCGCCCACCTCGCGGCGGGCGCGGACCACGTCACGCTCCTGCCTCCGATCGGCACCCCGTTCAGTGAGGGCATCGACCACCTGCTGCGCCTCGCCCCGCCGCTGACCTGA
- a CDS encoding trypsin-like serine protease, with product MKVRSVLAAVAAAVSVSALAAVPASAIVGGVESPHAYPFTGALIRPGEGPSPDGQVCGVTLIAPQWVVTASHCARNTYEQQVGQPDDWSVRLGSTSKTSGGELIPIEKYARRSNGPQLHYVFGKDIALLKLAHPAKAKPIGVATSTPAAGTPARIIGWGSTCADKACYPAELREADTQVQATSTCQVSLTDLCIGAVDGSVGPANLDSGGPALVKNGADWVLAGVVSGGDTNSPGIYTDVATYRDWIAENTAAERHPTLEGVARLDGCSGSIVRKRGSAATDPALLLTNGHCVKGDRPAVGSAVTNRAEARDVTVEDAAGNPKSTVHTMKLLYATMTGTDIALYQLDKTYAQLGGVKVFDLGTSEAAQAEQVNVLSGNAKKAWACAVANIVPELREGGYSLHHAIQYTEDCSPGGGDSGSPIVDAHTGQVVGIHNTSNGQGGVCTDGNPCEVDEDGVVFVHMSRSYGEQTSGIPACLGAGSTVDLSLSGCGLTKPKA from the coding sequence GTGAAAGTCCGAAGTGTGCTGGCCGCCGTGGCGGCCGCGGTGTCCGTGTCGGCCCTGGCTGCCGTGCCGGCGTCGGCGATCGTCGGCGGAGTGGAGTCCCCGCACGCGTATCCGTTCACCGGCGCGTTGATCCGGCCCGGCGAGGGGCCCAGCCCCGACGGGCAGGTGTGCGGGGTGACGTTGATCGCGCCGCAGTGGGTGGTCACGGCGTCCCACTGCGCGCGCAACACGTACGAGCAGCAGGTCGGCCAACCGGACGACTGGTCGGTACGGCTGGGGTCGACGAGCAAGACGTCCGGAGGTGAACTCATCCCGATCGAGAAGTACGCGCGGCGTTCGAACGGTCCACAGCTGCATTACGTCTTCGGCAAGGACATCGCGCTGCTCAAGCTGGCGCACCCGGCGAAGGCGAAGCCGATCGGGGTCGCCACGTCGACACCGGCCGCGGGCACTCCGGCGCGGATCATCGGCTGGGGCTCCACGTGCGCGGACAAGGCGTGTTACCCCGCTGAGCTGCGCGAAGCCGACACCCAGGTCCAAGCGACCAGTACCTGCCAGGTCAGCTTGACCGATCTGTGCATCGGCGCGGTCGACGGCAGCGTCGGGCCGGCCAACCTGGACTCGGGTGGGCCGGCCCTGGTGAAGAACGGCGCTGACTGGGTGCTGGCGGGCGTGGTCAGCGGCGGCGACACCAACTCGCCGGGCATCTACACCGACGTCGCCACGTACCGCGACTGGATCGCCGAGAACACCGCCGCCGAACGCCACCCGACGCTCGAAGGAGTCGCACGGCTCGACGGGTGCTCGGGGTCCATCGTGCGGAAGCGTGGCTCGGCGGCAACGGATCCGGCGCTGTTGCTGACCAACGGCCACTGCGTCAAGGGCGACCGGCCCGCGGTCGGCTCGGCGGTGACGAACCGCGCCGAGGCCCGTGACGTGACCGTGGAGGACGCCGCGGGCAACCCGAAGTCCACTGTGCACACGATGAAGCTGCTCTACGCCACCATGACCGGCACCGACATCGCGCTGTACCAGCTGGACAAGACTTACGCTCAACTCGGCGGCGTCAAGGTGTTCGACCTCGGGACTTCGGAGGCCGCGCAAGCCGAGCAGGTCAACGTGCTCTCGGGGAACGCGAAGAAGGCCTGGGCGTGCGCCGTCGCGAACATCGTCCCGGAGCTGCGCGAGGGCGGCTACAGCCTGCACCACGCCATCCAGTACACCGAAGACTGTTCCCCCGGCGGCGGCGACTCGGGCTCCCCGATCGTCGACGCGCACACCGGCCAGGTCGTGGGCATCCACAACACCTCCAACGGCCAGGGTGGGGTCTGCACGGATGGCAACCCCTGTGAGGTCGACGAAGACGGGGTTGTGTTCGTCCACATGAGCCGGTCGTACGGCGAGCAGACCTCGGGAATCCCCGCTTGCCTCGGCGCGGGGTCCACTGTGGATCTGTCGCTGAGCGGGTGTGGATTGACGAAGCCGAAGGCTTGA
- a CDS encoding SDR family NAD(P)-dependent oxidoreductase, with translation MTIALVTGAAQGLGLALVEGLAQRLSTEDTVYLTGRDLGRVTAAVDALPAGGARVRGELLDVADPASVVRLATTLRERHGGVDVVFGNAVMRVGPDDDPRDIIDEYVNVNNFGTTRLLRAFAPLLRDGGKLLVVASSLGTLRRLAPVLHDLFDGLTSLDDVDKAVSDWRDAVLDGSARAGAWPAFVNIPSKIGQVAAVRALAASRRELDAERGVLVAAVCPGMMNTPTSALWWDVSTAPSPAAAAVPLLDLALSPTEPEFYGQLIRYGKVLPWGSCHRIVTVRSTGAHTGSPR, from the coding sequence ATGACCATCGCACTGGTCACCGGGGCCGCGCAGGGCTTGGGACTCGCACTCGTCGAAGGACTGGCTCAGCGGCTGTCCACTGAGGACACCGTGTACCTGACCGGGCGGGATCTCGGGCGCGTCACGGCAGCGGTCGACGCACTGCCGGCAGGCGGGGCGCGCGTGCGCGGTGAGCTGCTGGACGTCGCCGATCCCGCGTCCGTCGTCCGGCTCGCCACGACGCTGCGCGAACGCCACGGCGGGGTCGACGTCGTGTTCGGCAACGCGGTGATGCGCGTCGGCCCGGACGACGACCCGCGGGACATCATCGACGAGTACGTGAACGTCAACAACTTCGGCACCACGCGCCTGCTGCGGGCTTTCGCGCCGCTGCTGCGAGACGGCGGCAAGCTCCTCGTCGTCGCGAGCTCGCTCGGCACGCTGCGCCGGCTCGCCCCGGTGCTACACGACCTCTTCGACGGCCTGACCTCGTTGGACGACGTCGACAAGGCCGTCTCCGACTGGCGCGACGCGGTCTTGGACGGCAGCGCCCGCGCCGGCGCGTGGCCCGCGTTCGTGAACATCCCGTCGAAGATCGGGCAGGTGGCGGCCGTGCGCGCGCTGGCCGCGAGCCGCCGCGAGCTGGATGCCGAGCGCGGCGTCCTCGTCGCGGCGGTGTGCCCGGGGATGATGAACACGCCGACCTCCGCGTTGTGGTGGGACGTCAGCACGGCGCCCAGCCCCGCCGCGGCGGCCGTGCCGTTGCTCGACTTGGCGTTGTCGCCGACGGAACCCGAGTTCTACGGGCAGCTGATCCGCTACGGCAAGGTCCTGCCGTGGGGGAGCTGTCACAGGATCGTGACAGTCCGGTCGACGGGCGCGCACACAGGGTCACCACGCTGA
- a CDS encoding SDR family NAD(P)-dependent oxidoreductase translates to MNPIKTPSGFASTAAEVAEGVDLAGRRAVVTGAASGIGVETARALAATGAEVTLAVRATAAGDRTRKDITATTGNTAVHVAALDLTEPASIAAFTSAWDAPLHVLVNNAGVMACPEQYTAQGCEWQFATNHIGHFALATGLHTALAADGAARIVAVSPSGHKLSPCAATTGGSRMDSPKRPTSCSPSKRRDAGPAMASRPTR, encoded by the coding sequence ATGAACCCGATCAAGACTCCGTCCGGGTTCGCCAGCACGGCCGCCGAGGTCGCCGAGGGCGTCGACCTGGCCGGTCGCCGCGCCGTCGTCACCGGAGCGGCGTCCGGGATCGGCGTGGAGACGGCCCGGGCCCTCGCCGCCACCGGCGCCGAGGTGACCCTCGCCGTGCGCGCCACCGCCGCCGGCGACCGGACCCGCAAGGACATCACCGCGACCACCGGCAACACCGCCGTGCACGTGGCGGCGCTCGACCTGACCGAACCGGCGTCGATCGCCGCGTTCACGTCCGCGTGGGACGCGCCACTGCACGTGCTCGTGAACAACGCCGGGGTGATGGCGTGTCCCGAGCAGTACACGGCGCAAGGCTGCGAGTGGCAGTTCGCCACCAACCATATCGGACACTTCGCCCTCGCCACCGGACTCCACACCGCGCTCGCCGCCGATGGCGCGGCCCGGATCGTCGCCGTCAGCCCCAGTGGGCACAAGCTGTCGCCGTGCGCCGCTACGACCGGTGGCTCGCGTATGGACAGTCCAAAACGGCCAACGTCCTGTTCGCCGTCGAAGCGACGCGACGCTGGGCCCGCGATGGCATCACGGCCAACGCGGTGA
- a CDS encoding LysR family transcriptional regulator → MAFTDASLTALRVFREVAERGSFTAAAAALGYTQSAVSRQIASLERAAGAPLVERRHDGVRLTPAGRLVVRRAAAVVDAVDAAARDLAGLPDGHGTVRLGWFASAGAALVPQALEQLRRTHPAIRVTTHEGSTPALVRSLRAGTVDLALIASAPPFRPPDTETPALHVQTLTERSLAVAVPAAHPLAHGDYVDVAELHGRRWIAGSRNEHLMGVWPGLDERPDIAHTARDWLAKLHLVAAGCGITTVPPSIAPVLPPGVRLLPVRGGPSERRRILLARLPHPPSDAVSRLSDVFREVALRLEIEL, encoded by the coding sequence ATGGCTTTCACCGATGCGTCGCTCACGGCGCTGCGCGTGTTCCGGGAGGTGGCGGAGCGCGGCTCGTTCACCGCCGCGGCCGCCGCGCTCGGCTACACCCAGTCCGCCGTCTCGCGCCAGATCGCTTCCCTCGAACGAGCCGCGGGCGCGCCGCTCGTCGAACGCCGCCACGACGGCGTGCGCCTCACTCCCGCGGGACGGCTCGTCGTGCGCCGCGCCGCCGCGGTCGTCGACGCGGTCGACGCCGCCGCCCGCGACCTGGCCGGCCTGCCCGACGGGCACGGCACCGTGCGCCTCGGCTGGTTCGCCAGCGCCGGCGCCGCCCTCGTGCCCCAGGCGCTCGAGCAGCTGCGCCGCACGCATCCCGCCATCAGGGTGACCACGCACGAGGGGAGCACGCCCGCGCTGGTCCGGTCGTTGCGCGCGGGCACGGTCGACCTGGCGCTGATCGCGTCGGCCCCGCCGTTCCGCCCGCCGGACACCGAAACCCCGGCCCTGCACGTGCAGACGCTCACCGAACGCAGTCTGGCTGTCGCCGTCCCCGCGGCGCACCCGCTCGCTCACGGGGACTACGTCGATGTCGCCGAGCTCCACGGCCGGCGCTGGATCGCCGGCTCGCGCAACGAGCACCTCATGGGCGTCTGGCCGGGCCTCGACGAGCGCCCCGACATCGCCCACACCGCCCGTGACTGGCTCGCCAAGCTCCACCTCGTCGCCGCCGGCTGCGGCATCACCACGGTGCCCCCGTCGATCGCCCCGGTCCTGCCACCGGGCGTCCGCCTCCTCCCCGTTCGCGGTGGCCCGTCCGAGCGCCGTCGGATCTTGCTCGCCCGCCTGCCGCACCCGCCGTCGGACGCCGTGAGCCGGCTTTCGGACGTCTTCCGGGAGGTCGCGCTGCGGCTCGAAATCGAGCTCTGA
- a CDS encoding fumarylacetoacetate hydrolase family protein has protein sequence MRLCPVVPNPDKIICVGLNYLTHVGETGRALPEYPVLFTKFASSLVGPDDDIVLPPESVQVDYEAELTVVIGRPARRVSRDDALDHVLGYTVANDLTMRDYQYKTHQWLQGKAWDHSTPLGPFLVPPADADVSAAGIRTLLHGEKLQEADPSHLIFDIPTLVSTISEFTTLLPGDLILTGTPGGVGYRRDPQLFLTDGDEITVEVDGIGRLVNRVRAES, from the coding sequence GTGCGACTGTGCCCGGTGGTGCCGAACCCGGACAAGATCATCTGCGTCGGCCTCAACTACCTCACGCACGTCGGCGAAACGGGCCGGGCCCTGCCCGAGTACCCGGTGCTGTTCACGAAGTTCGCGTCCAGTTTGGTCGGTCCGGACGACGACATCGTGCTGCCGCCCGAGTCGGTACAGGTGGACTACGAGGCCGAGCTGACCGTCGTGATCGGACGCCCCGCGCGCCGGGTGTCCCGCGACGACGCCCTCGACCACGTGCTGGGCTACACGGTCGCCAACGACCTCACCATGCGCGACTACCAGTACAAGACGCACCAGTGGCTGCAGGGCAAGGCATGGGACCACTCGACCCCGCTCGGCCCGTTCCTCGTGCCGCCCGCCGACGCCGACGTCTCGGCGGCCGGCATCCGCACCCTGCTGCACGGCGAGAAGCTGCAGGAAGCCGACCCGTCCCACCTGATCTTCGATATCCCGACCCTCGTGTCGACCATCTCGGAGTTCACCACGTTGCTTCCCGGCGACCTCATCCTCACCGGCACCCCGGGCGGCGTCGGCTACCGCCGCGACCCCCAACTGTTCCTCACCGACGGCGACGAAATCACCGTCGAGGTCGACGGCATCGGCCGGCTCGTCAACCGCGTCCGCGCGGAGAGCTGA
- a CDS encoding IclR family transcriptional regulator, giving the protein MAGPVEKTSAYRERNSTADRALDILGMFTDEVPVLSGNAVATKLGVAKSTAYRYLQSLVKNRFLEEAPGGGFRLGLKVLELARLARRTYGLSEVAAPVMTDLAEAVHETVLLTRRTGNLVVCLDRAESQTHRVRISYERGSTLPLNAGASALALLAWSDRAEVEAVLRSTPLQRFTPATLTEVPDVLKRLDQIRDDGYAMTRAEVDPEVLGIAAPIRDESGTVAAAVSVAALATRVAPGEEQAIVDKVLAAAGQISERLLLTTQ; this is encoded by the coding sequence ATGGCAGGACCAGTAGAGAAGACGAGTGCCTACCGCGAGCGCAACTCCACGGCCGACCGCGCGCTCGACATCCTCGGCATGTTCACCGACGAGGTGCCGGTGCTGTCGGGCAACGCGGTCGCCACGAAGCTGGGCGTCGCGAAGTCGACGGCCTACCGCTACCTGCAGAGCCTCGTGAAGAACCGCTTCCTCGAAGAGGCCCCCGGCGGCGGCTTCCGCCTGGGGCTCAAGGTGCTGGAACTCGCGCGGCTCGCGCGCCGGACCTACGGCCTCTCCGAGGTCGCCGCGCCCGTGATGACCGACCTCGCCGAGGCCGTGCACGAGACCGTGCTGCTCACGCGCCGCACCGGCAACCTCGTGGTGTGCCTCGACCGCGCCGAATCGCAGACGCACCGCGTGCGCATCTCCTACGAGCGCGGCAGCACGCTCCCCCTCAACGCCGGTGCGTCGGCACTGGCGCTGCTCGCGTGGAGCGACCGCGCCGAGGTCGAGGCCGTGCTGCGCAGCACTCCCCTGCAGCGCTTCACGCCCGCCACGCTCACCGAGGTCCCCGACGTGCTGAAGCGCCTGGACCAAATCCGGGACGACGGCTACGCCATGACGCGCGCCGAGGTGGACCCCGAGGTCCTCGGCATCGCCGCCCCCATCCGCGACGAATCCGGCACCGTGGCGGCGGCCGTCAGCGTCGCCGCCCTCGCGACGCGCGTCGCTCCCGGCGAGGAACAGGCCATTGTGGACAAGGTGCTGGCCGCCGCGGGCCAGATCAGCGAACGACTGCTCCTGACGACCCAGTGA
- a CDS encoding amidohydrolase family protein, which yields MVFLHPTTPDAAEHLALGYPRPMLEFMFDSTRAVTQLILSGALERHPSLRVIVPHAGAALPVLANRIELLLPLLAKPGTPTPDIRKALKTVHFDLAGAPVPELRGAWLSVADAAHLHYGSDFPFTPADSCVALREKLLATDLLGDETRAGVFGRNAREWFPRLS from the coding sequence GTGGTGTTCCTGCACCCGACGACGCCGGACGCCGCCGAGCACCTGGCGCTGGGATATCCGCGGCCGATGCTCGAGTTCATGTTCGACTCGACGCGCGCGGTCACGCAGCTGATCCTCTCGGGCGCGCTGGAGCGGCACCCGTCGCTGCGCGTGATCGTGCCGCACGCCGGCGCCGCGCTGCCCGTGCTCGCGAACCGGATCGAGCTGCTCCTGCCGCTGCTCGCGAAGCCCGGCACGCCGACGCCGGACATCCGCAAGGCGTTGAAGACGGTGCACTTCGACCTCGCCGGCGCCCCGGTGCCCGAACTGCGGGGCGCGTGGTTGTCGGTCGCGGACGCCGCGCACCTGCACTACGGCAGCGACTTCCCCTTCACCCCGGCCGATTCCTGCGTGGCACTGCGCGAGAAGCTGCTCGCGACGGACCTGCTCGGCGACGAGACGCGGGCGGGTGTGTTCGGCCGGAACGCGCGGGAATGGTTCCCACGCCTCTCCTGA
- a CDS encoding aldehyde dehydrogenase family protein, whose translation MLLRAADLLEADFSRNRDSLALEVGAVRGWAEMNTAEAAATLREAAGLASSPLGSVLPSADPSGANLSLRTAAGVVLAIVPWNAPVVQSARSVAIALALGNTVILRPSELAPHAAGHLLADVLTRAGAPAGVVNVVTCSPSRSKELVASLVAEPAVRRVVFIGSTPVGRSIASVAGNALTPAVLELGGKNPTLVLSDADLDTAADRIVFAAFANSGQVCMSTDRVLVATSAFAELCERVAARAAALPVGDPRLDTTAVGPLITDAAAARFTSLAGDAVSRGARLLTGGSADGRYATPTVLTDVSPDSPLYSTEFFAPLVTRQPYADEPAMIAAANDTPYGLIASVLSSDPSRAWHLARSLRCGAVHVNGPSVGDEPHVPFGGLAASGYGRLGGIESVLTFTEQRTFYLHDTDVLPNP comes from the coding sequence GTGCTGCTGCGCGCCGCCGACCTGCTGGAAGCCGATTTTTCGCGCAACCGCGACTCGCTCGCGCTGGAGGTCGGCGCGGTGCGCGGGTGGGCGGAGATGAACACCGCGGAAGCCGCGGCGACGCTGCGCGAGGCGGCCGGCTTGGCGAGCAGCCCGCTGGGCTCGGTGCTTCCGTCCGCGGATCCGTCCGGCGCGAACCTGAGCCTTCGGACGGCCGCGGGTGTCGTGCTGGCGATCGTGCCGTGGAACGCGCCGGTGGTGCAGTCGGCGCGGTCCGTGGCGATCGCGCTGGCGCTGGGCAACACGGTCATCCTGCGGCCCAGCGAACTGGCGCCGCACGCGGCCGGTCACCTGCTCGCCGACGTCCTGACCCGCGCGGGCGCCCCGGCGGGGGTGGTGAACGTGGTGACGTGCAGCCCTTCGCGCAGCAAGGAACTGGTGGCTTCGCTGGTCGCCGAGCCCGCCGTCCGCCGGGTCGTGTTCATCGGCTCGACGCCGGTGGGGCGCAGCATCGCCTCCGTCGCCGGGAACGCTTTGACGCCGGCCGTCCTGGAACTCGGCGGCAAGAACCCCACCCTCGTCCTGTCCGACGCCGACCTCGACACCGCGGCCGACCGCATTGTCTTCGCCGCCTTCGCGAACTCCGGCCAGGTCTGCATGTCGACAGACCGCGTCCTCGTGGCCACTTCCGCCTTCGCCGAGTTGTGCGAGCGCGTCGCCGCCCGCGCCGCGGCCCTTCCCGTCGGCGACCCCCGGCTCGACACCACGGCCGTCGGTCCCCTCATCACCGACGCCGCAGCGGCACGCTTCACCTCGTTGGCGGGCGACGCCGTGTCGCGCGGGGCCCGCCTGCTGACAGGCGGCAGCGCCGACGGCCGCTACGCCACCCCGACCGTCCTGACCGACGTTTCCCCCGATTCCCCGTTGTACTCCACGGAATTCTTCGCTCCGCTCGTCACCCGCCAGCCGTATGCAGACGAGCCGGCCATGATCGCGGCCGCCAACGACACCCCGTACGGCCTCATCGCCTCCGTCCTGTCCTCCGACCCGTCCCGCGCGTGGCACCTCGCCCGCTCCCTCCGCTGCGGCGCCGTCCACGTCAACGGCCCTTCGGTGGGGGACGAGCCGCACGTGCCCTTCGGCGGGCTGGCCGCCTCGGGCTACGGGCGGCTGGGCGGGATCGAGTCGGTGCTGACCTTCACGGAACAGCGCACGTTCTACCTCCACGACACGGACGTGCTCCCGAATCCGTGA
- a CDS encoding DUF2283 domain-containing protein, giving the protein MANLTVTYDASANAAYVYFTDPRFPEKSAYTYPCDPIEVDGMINLDFAQDGRVLGVEVLAARAKLPRFLLDAAQRIDRLATAAAEPVRPVRLHGPGIAARVKATREVFEGRDIEVIDSLRATSGDRVMEFRDPAQGTAVAVVVRAGGSWRDAVVTNSPLSGEVSVLFLGWVLGVAEEKLAQLFPG; this is encoded by the coding sequence TTGGCCAATCTCACGGTCACCTACGACGCCTCGGCGAACGCGGCGTACGTGTATTTCACCGATCCGCGGTTCCCCGAGAAGTCGGCGTACACGTACCCGTGCGACCCGATCGAGGTCGACGGCATGATCAACCTCGACTTCGCCCAGGACGGCCGGGTTCTCGGCGTCGAAGTGCTCGCTGCTCGCGCGAAGCTGCCGCGGTTCCTGCTCGACGCCGCGCAGCGGATCGATCGCCTGGCGACGGCGGCTGCGGAACCCGTGCGCCCCGTTCGGCTCCACGGGCCGGGGATCGCCGCCCGGGTGAAGGCCACGCGGGAAGTGTTCGAAGGCAGGGATATCGAGGTGATCGATTCCTTGCGCGCCACTTCCGGCGATCGCGTCATGGAGTTCCGCGACCCTGCTCAGGGGACAGCGGTCGCCGTAGTCGTGCGGGCCGGCGGGTCGTGGCGTGACGCGGTGGTGACGAACAGCCCGCTCAGTGGCGAGGTGTCCGTGCTTTTCCTGGGCTGGGTACTCGGCGTCGCCGAGGAGAAGCTGGCTCAGCTGTTTCCCGGTTGA
- a CDS encoding catalase translates to MAFEENTKPLTTAAGAPVVDNQNSLTAGARGPVLLQDLWLLEKLAHFDREVIPERRMHAKGSGAWGTFRVTHDISQYTKAALFGKVGNECEMFARFSSVAGERGAADAERDIRGFAVRFYTEEGNWDVVGNNTPVFFHRDPLKFPDLNRAVKRDPRTNLRDPENNWGYWTGLPESLHQVTVVMSDRGIPKSFRHMHGFGSHTFSFINAGGERHWVKFHFRTQQGIENLTDEEAAAVIAQDRESNQRDLFEAIERGDFPKWKLFVQIMPEADAATYRFHPFDLTKVWSKKDYPLIEVGEFELNRNPDNYFADVEQAAFTPANLIPGIAYSPDRMLQGRLFSYGDAARYRLGVNHHQIPVNYPRGAKLVNTYHRDGTMRVDGNQGGVPGVEPNSFGRWQEQPAYADPAQAIGASADHFDYREDDDDYYTQPGDLFRLLSADEQQRLFENTARAIKGARKVTVLKHIENCTKADPAYGEGVQKACEALGAL, encoded by the coding sequence ATGGCTTTCGAGGAAAACACGAAGCCGTTGACCACGGCCGCCGGTGCGCCGGTCGTGGACAACCAGAACAGCCTGACCGCGGGCGCCCGCGGCCCGGTGCTGCTGCAGGACCTGTGGCTTCTGGAGAAGCTCGCGCACTTCGACCGCGAGGTCATCCCGGAGCGGCGCATGCACGCCAAGGGTTCCGGCGCGTGGGGCACGTTCCGCGTCACGCACGACATTTCGCAATACACCAAGGCCGCCCTCTTCGGGAAGGTCGGCAACGAGTGTGAGATGTTCGCGCGCTTCTCCTCCGTCGCCGGTGAGCGCGGTGCCGCCGACGCCGAGCGCGACATCCGCGGCTTCGCCGTGCGTTTCTACACCGAAGAAGGCAACTGGGACGTCGTCGGCAACAACACTCCGGTGTTCTTCCACCGCGACCCGCTGAAGTTCCCGGACCTCAACCGCGCCGTGAAGCGCGACCCGCGCACCAACCTGCGTGACCCCGAGAACAACTGGGGCTACTGGACGGGTCTGCCCGAGTCGCTGCACCAGGTCACGGTCGTCATGTCCGACCGCGGGATCCCCAAGTCGTTCCGCCACATGCACGGCTTCGGCTCGCACACGTTCAGCTTCATCAACGCGGGGGGCGAGCGGCACTGGGTGAAGTTCCACTTCCGCACCCAGCAGGGCATCGAGAACCTGACCGACGAGGAAGCCGCCGCCGTCATCGCGCAGGACCGCGAGTCGAACCAGCGCGACCTGTTCGAGGCCATCGAGCGCGGCGACTTCCCGAAGTGGAAGCTGTTCGTGCAGATCATGCCCGAGGCCGACGCCGCGACCTACCGCTTCCACCCGTTCGACCTGACGAAGGTGTGGAGCAAGAAGGACTACCCGCTCATCGAGGTCGGCGAATTCGAGCTGAACCGCAACCCCGACAACTACTTCGCCGACGTCGAGCAGGCCGCGTTCACCCCCGCCAACCTCATCCCGGGCATCGCCTACAGCCCGGACCGGATGCTGCAGGGCCGGCTGTTCTCCTACGGGGACGCCGCGCGCTACCGCCTCGGCGTGAACCACCACCAGATCCCGGTCAACTACCCCCGAGGGGCCAAGCTGGTGAACACTTACCACCGCGACGGCACCATGCGCGTCGACGGCAACCAGGGCGGGGTCCCGGGCGTCGAGCCGAACAGCTTCGGCCGCTGGCAGGAGCAGCCGGCCTACGCGGACCCGGCGCAGGCCATCGGCGCGAGCGCCGACCACTTCGACTACCGCGAGGACGACGACGACTACTACACCCAGCCCGGCGACCTGTTTCGCCTGCTGAGCGCGGACGAGCAGCAGCGGCTGTTCGAGAACACGGCCCGCGCGATCAAGGGTGCGCGGAAGGTCACCGTGCTCAAGCACATCGAGAACTGCACCAAGGCCGACCCGGCGTATGGCGAGGGCGTGCAGAAGGCCTGTGAGGCCCTCGGCGCGCTGTGA
- a CDS encoding ankyrin repeat domain-containing protein has translation MSDNEHPVVAREDLHQRARAVMADLARDGNTNELADFIEHGLEVNALDEAGNSLLMLAAYHGRLETVRYLLSKGADPDLCNARGQTPIAGALFKGENEIVTALKDAGADLDLGTPTAREAATMFGQAL, from the coding sequence ATGTCGGACAACGAACATCCCGTGGTCGCGCGCGAAGATCTTCACCAGCGAGCGCGAGCCGTCATGGCGGATCTCGCGCGCGACGGCAACACGAATGAGCTCGCGGACTTCATCGAGCACGGCCTGGAGGTCAACGCACTCGACGAGGCCGGCAATTCACTCCTGATGCTCGCCGCTTACCACGGGCGGCTCGAGACTGTGCGGTACCTCCTCTCGAAGGGTGCGGATCCGGACCTCTGCAACGCTCGGGGCCAGACGCCGATCGCCGGGGCGTTGTTCAAGGGGGAGAACGAGATCGTCACTGCGCTCAAGGATGCCGGCGCGGATCTCGATCTGGGTACGCCGACTGCGCGGGAGGCGGCCACGATGTTCGGGCAGGCGTTGTAA